The region CAGGGTCGGGTCGGCATTCACGTGACCGGGGGTCTCGATAGCTCAGCAATCCTCGTCATCGGCGATGCGCTCGTCAGGCAAAGCGGGCGGCAGGTTACGGGCTATGCATGGCAGGGGCCTTCGGAAACGGAAGAAGGCCCGCGCATCGCTGCAGCTGCGGCCCTGGTCGAGATGGATCTGCGCATTCCGGATCTTTCCGACCGGGAGTTCGCGGATCTCTGGCGCAGCGACTGGTCTGTCGCGCCATCGCAATGGAACCTGATGCATGAGCTGCCCGTCCAGCGGGATGCCGGCCAAAACGGCATCTCGACCATCCTGTCGGGCTGGGGCGGCGACGAGGCGATCAGCTTCAATGGCCGCGGAATCCATGCCGAATATCTCGCACAGCTCAAGCTCGCCGATCTCGCCGCCCTCTCCCCGCATAGTGGCATCAAGGGGCTCGCCAGTTCGCTGCGCGCGGCCTTGAGCGAGTTGCGCGAAGGCCGGCGGAACGAGCTTGGGGTAGCCCCCGGCACCTTCCTCACCAGCGACGCATTGGCGCAGGTGGATATCCAGCCTGGTCCTGTCATCGACTATAGCAGCTGCCGCACGGCCATGCGCTCCATCCTCGACACCGGGGCGACCAGCGCCAGGATCGAGGACTGGGCAATCTCGGGCCACGAGCACGGTGTTCGTTACCGCTACCCGATGCTCGACCGGCGGGTGATGGAATTCGCCTACAGCCTGCCGGGCGAGCTCTTCCGCCAAGGCCCTACGCGGCGCTGGTTTTTTCGCGAAATGATGAAGGGTATCCTGCCCGAAAACATCCGCTGCGAAACCTCCAAACGGGAGAGACTGCGCACCACGGCCCTCGAGCGGAGGCTGCAGCAATTCTACCGCGGCATAGCGGAGGAGGTCGAGGACCGGCGCAGCAGCCTGGCGCGCGCGCATTTCTTCGACATGGACAGGCTGATCGCCGCGCTAAGGAACCCGCCGGGGATAGGCGAACCGCAGTTCGGGCACTTGCGCCGGGCAATCCAGTTCCTGGATATCTGAGCGATGACCGGCAGGAGCGCCCCTATCGATCTCTTCACCGTCACCTCCCGGGACTTCGTGCCCGGAACGCAGGTCATGCTGGAGAGCTTCCTCCAGCAAAACGACTGGTTCGACGGCCGGATCGTCCTCTTGCATGACGACCTAGACGAGACGACCCAGCACGACTTCGGCAGGCTTTTCGCAGGTCTCGAATGTCGCACGCCCGCACCTGACCTGTGCGAGCGCGTCGACAGGCTGGTCGCTCAATTCCCAAAGCTGTCAGGTCGAAAGCGGCGCTTCTATTCGCTCGACCTGTTCGGCGGCGACACCGGCGCAGCTGCGCTTTTCATCGACAGCGATATGATGTTTCGTGGGTCGGTCGAAAGGGCGCTCGTGTCAGGCGCCCGGATCGCAGCCTGCGGGGACCGGGCGCTTCTGTCCGGCAACACGCGGGACAGCGAAAGCCTCGCGGAGGTCCCTGTGTCTCGGGAGGTCTCGGAATTCCGAAGCTTCAATGCCGGCTTCATGCTGGTCGCTCCCGAGCTTCGCACGAGCAAGGCCCGCGAAGCCGTCCTCGGGCATCTCGATCCGGTACGCTGGGCGCGGATTAGCAGCGACCATACCGATCAGGCGGTCCTCAATTCGTGCTTCGGCCAAGAAGTCCATATCCTCGACCCGACATACAATTTGATGCTCGGTCACGTGGAGCGAATCGCCGTAGAGCATCGCATTCCCGCACGCGAGGCGATCGGCCTGCATTTCAACGGCCCGGCCAAGCCCTGGCTATTGGGCGAACAAGTCGAGGCCATGTCACGCAACGCCGACTACGCCTTCGGGCTTGCACAGTGGCACGGCGCCTATCGCCGCTTCCTTGCTCGCAGGGAAGCTGGACCGACGGGCTAACGGCTTCGGCGAACGATGATTTCGCTGTTCGGGGCGAACTCGCCGTCGATGCTGGTCTTGGCCCCGTCACGCCAGGTTACCTCGATCTTCGCGACGCGGGACGCCTTACCGAGGCCGAAGTGTGCCACGGGATCGATCCCGGTCGCGAACCCGCCGCTCTGCCGGATATCGCGTGCACGGGAAATGCCGTCGTCGGTTGTCACGACGATGCGCGCTCCGATCGCGTCCCGGTTGCCGATATCGTCCTGCAGGCGAACCCACAGCGCGCCGCCAGCCGGTGCGTCGTTGCGATGGATAATCGGCTGCGTCACCGCCGAGGTACGGATCACGTCCACATCGCCATCGCGATCGTAATCGATCAACGCATAAGTGGTCGAAGGCACCGTGTCGGACAGGCCGAACCGGTCCTGTGCCTGTACGAAGCCCGCTCCACCCCTGTTGCGATAGTATGTGTTGGGCGTCGTATTGCGATGATAGGCCATCCCCGTCGCAACGAAAATGTCCTGCCAACCGTCCTGGTCAAGATCGACGAAGCGCGAATTCCAGCTCCAGCCCGGCTTCGCCACATCGAAACGAGTAGTCTCGTCGAGGAAGCCAGAGCCAGCTGTGCGCTTGAAGAAGATATTCCGCGCGTTGATGCCGCCGACGTAATCCTGCTCCTCCATGACCTTCTCGGCATTCGGGAATCGGGGTCTTGCCGCGACCTCACACATTTCCTTCCACTCTGCGCCGTAGGGCACGAGACGATAGCATTCGGACGTTTCCCCGAGGAAACTTGCCCGAAAACTCAGGCTGCGCGCCGCACACACCCAGCGGTA is a window of Erythrobacter sp. HKB08 DNA encoding:
- a CDS encoding asparagine synthetase B; translation: MPLQGRFARNSDPSGQLEVLADSCLRDRAALAQALGIPPDESDAGLILGAYRRWGADLCRHLQGEFAFAILDRGQGSVLLGRDHMGFRTLFYTQDGESLLIANEPGSLVASSNAPQFDEAYAVMQLLGGRRVEAHRTFWKGIERLPAGHHLLMRDGNWTREQWWKPFEQVARRDGQEAELVEQGRELLQRAIADSIPAQGRVGIHVTGGLDSSAILVIGDALVRQSGRQVTGYAWQGPSETEEGPRIAAAAALVEMDLRIPDLSDREFADLWRSDWSVAPSQWNLMHELPVQRDAGQNGISTILSGWGGDEAISFNGRGIHAEYLAQLKLADLAALSPHSGIKGLASSLRAALSELREGRRNELGVAPGTFLTSDALAQVDIQPGPVIDYSSCRTAMRSILDTGATSARIEDWAISGHEHGVRYRYPMLDRRVMEFAYSLPGELFRQGPTRRWFFREMMKGILPENIRCETSKRERLRTTALERRLQQFYRGIAEEVEDRRSSLARAHFFDMDRLIAALRNPPGIGEPQFGHLRRAIQFLDI
- a CDS encoding glycosyltransferase → MTGRSAPIDLFTVTSRDFVPGTQVMLESFLQQNDWFDGRIVLLHDDLDETTQHDFGRLFAGLECRTPAPDLCERVDRLVAQFPKLSGRKRRFYSLDLFGGDTGAAALFIDSDMMFRGSVERALVSGARIAACGDRALLSGNTRDSESLAEVPVSREVSEFRSFNAGFMLVAPELRTSKAREAVLGHLDPVRWARISSDHTDQAVLNSCFGQEVHILDPTYNLMLGHVERIAVEHRIPAREAIGLHFNGPAKPWLLGEQVEAMSRNADYAFGLAQWHGAYRRFLARREAGPTG